A part of Propioniciclava coleopterorum genomic DNA contains:
- a CDS encoding Stk1 family PASTA domain-containing Ser/Thr kinase codes for MALILTVAIVAGLGWGGWYVLEGRYTDTPPLVKLTQTDAQAAAQAAELAVVFEREYSEDVPAGQVIRTEPSEGGRILRDGVVTAWVSRGPERFAVPSVVGKTAEEATSLIQGSSLKVGEVKQEHSDTVASGVVISQGTKPDTQARRNDAVALVVSAGPAPVDGVDFTGKKLTDAQAWAGQNRITLNTSEENHDSVPKGAIIRQDPAGGQLHRGDAVSVVVSKGPVMVTVPTGLRGQGADTAADRIRQAGLEPKFERLVSGGFGLVLSVEPGEGASVPKGSTVVIKLV; via the coding sequence GTGGCGCTCATCCTGACCGTGGCGATCGTCGCGGGCCTCGGCTGGGGCGGCTGGTACGTGCTCGAGGGCCGCTACACCGACACCCCGCCCCTGGTGAAGCTGACGCAGACCGACGCGCAGGCGGCCGCGCAGGCCGCCGAACTGGCGGTCGTGTTCGAGCGCGAGTACTCCGAGGACGTCCCGGCCGGCCAGGTGATCCGCACCGAGCCGTCCGAGGGCGGCCGGATCCTGCGCGACGGGGTGGTGACCGCCTGGGTCTCCCGCGGCCCGGAGCGGTTCGCCGTCCCGAGCGTGGTCGGGAAGACGGCCGAGGAGGCCACGTCCCTGATCCAGGGCTCGTCGCTGAAGGTCGGCGAGGTCAAGCAGGAGCACAGCGACACCGTCGCGTCCGGGGTCGTGATCTCCCAGGGCACCAAGCCGGACACTCAGGCCAGGCGGAACGACGCGGTGGCCCTGGTGGTCTCCGCCGGCCCGGCGCCCGTGGACGGCGTGGACTTCACCGGCAAGAAGCTGACCGACGCCCAGGCATGGGCGGGCCAGAACAGGATCACGCTGAACACCAGCGAGGAGAACCACGACTCCGTGCCCAAGGGCGCGATCATCCGCCAGGACCCCGCGGGCGGCCAACTCCACCGCGGTGACGCCGTCAGCGTCGTCGTCTCCAAGGGTCCCGTGATGGTGACGGTGCCCACCGGCCTGCGCGGGCAGGGCGCCGACACGGCCGCCGACCGGATCCGTCAGGCGGGCCTGGAGCCCAAGTTCGAGCGGCTCGTCAGCGGCGGCTTCGGCCTGGTGCTCAGCGTCGAGCCGGGCGAGGGCGCGTCGGTGCCCAAGGGCTCGACCGTGGTGATCAAGCTGGTCTGA
- a CDS encoding class I SAM-dependent methyltransferase — protein sequence MSARPGEPEDATVAPAYDAVADAYADHWSAADSPESPADHGMIAEFCAGVPAPRTVLDAGCGTGRMFPTLAAAGLAVTGLDASAGMLDRARRDHPDVPLVRGSLTDLPFPDASFAGVFAWYSTIHLPDADLPGALAELVRVTAPGGAILLGFQAGAGMRDVGGAFAPLGFDVTLPRWHRSPDALADGLAAAGAREVARMVRAPRGREADAQAVLLAGLPTRTVRCIDTRPAAAG from the coding sequence GTGAGCGCGCGCCCCGGCGAGCCGGAGGACGCCACCGTCGCGCCCGCCTACGACGCCGTGGCGGACGCCTACGCCGACCACTGGTCCGCCGCCGACTCCCCCGAGTCGCCGGCGGACCACGGCATGATCGCGGAGTTCTGCGCCGGCGTCCCCGCGCCCCGTACGGTGCTGGACGCCGGCTGCGGCACCGGCCGGATGTTCCCCACGCTGGCCGCGGCCGGGCTGGCCGTGACGGGGCTGGACGCCTCCGCCGGCATGCTGGACCGGGCGCGCCGCGACCATCCCGACGTCCCGCTCGTGCGCGGCTCGCTGACCGACCTGCCCTTCCCCGACGCGTCGTTCGCGGGGGTGTTCGCCTGGTACTCCACGATCCACCTGCCCGACGCGGACCTGCCCGGCGCGCTGGCCGAACTGGTCCGGGTGACCGCCCCGGGCGGGGCGATCCTGCTCGGCTTCCAGGCCGGCGCGGGGATGCGCGACGTCGGCGGGGCGTTCGCGCCGCTGGGCTTCGACGTCACGCTGCCGCGCTGGCACCGCTCCCCCGACGCGCTGGCCGACGGGCTCGCCGCCGCCGGCGCGCGCGAGGTGGCGCGGATGGTGCGCGCGCCGCGCGGCCGGGAGGCCGACGCGCAGGCGGTGCTGCTGGCCGGGCTACCGACCCGCACGGTGCGCTGCATCGACACGCGCCCCGCCGCCGCGGGCTGA
- a CDS encoding M20/M25/M40 family metallo-hydrolase, which yields MSAPSSDVLSWLEKLIAIDTTSRDTNLPLIELVADHARSLGLSPQVFPTPDGAKANLLITVPDAQGRTDGGIMLSGHSDVVPTDGQAWTSDPYTLTERDGLLYGRGVTDMKGFDAVAINALAALVAQPLSTPVHVGLTHDEEVGCVGAQPFVDAMKAAGVLPDIVFVGEPTSMRMIRAHKSINLVEATFHGVPAHSSLTSSGVNAIEYAASLVRYWREQADRWRADGPFDEAYPVAYTTGSVNLFSGGNGVNIVPRAPR from the coding sequence ATGAGCGCACCGTCGTCCGATGTCCTGTCCTGGCTGGAGAAGCTGATCGCGATCGACACCACGAGCCGCGACACGAACCTGCCGCTGATCGAGCTCGTCGCCGATCACGCCCGGTCCCTGGGGCTGTCGCCGCAGGTGTTCCCGACCCCCGACGGCGCCAAGGCGAACCTGCTGATCACCGTCCCGGACGCCCAGGGCCGCACCGACGGCGGGATCATGCTCAGCGGGCACAGCGACGTCGTGCCGACCGACGGCCAGGCGTGGACGTCCGACCCGTACACCCTCACTGAGCGCGACGGGCTGCTGTACGGCCGCGGCGTCACCGACATGAAGGGCTTCGACGCCGTGGCGATCAACGCGCTGGCGGCCCTGGTCGCCCAGCCGCTGTCCACGCCGGTGCACGTCGGGCTCACCCACGACGAGGAGGTCGGCTGCGTCGGCGCCCAGCCGTTCGTGGACGCCATGAAGGCCGCCGGCGTGCTGCCCGACATCGTCTTCGTGGGGGAGCCCACCTCGATGCGGATGATCCGCGCGCACAAGTCGATCAACCTCGTGGAGGCGACCTTCCACGGCGTCCCCGCGCACAGCTCGCTCACCTCCTCGGGCGTCAACGCGATCGAGTACGCGGCCTCGCTGGTGCGGTACTGGCGCGAGCAGGCCGACCGCTGGCGCGCCGACGGCCCCTTCGACGAGGCCTACCCCGTCGCGTACACGACCGGCTCGGTCAACCTGTTCAGCGGCGGCAACGGCGTGAACATCGTCCCGAGAGCGCCTCGGTGA
- a CDS encoding polyprenyl synthetase family protein → MVTLAPDNPVSDDVRAAVGGAIDAFLDEQAGVLSGISPTTSPLLKRSRMFTAGGKRLRPAFALWAWAAITGELTPPEGVVRAAASLDVLHVSALMHDDVMDASDARRGVPAAHRQFEADHRERAWRGDPEAFGRAGGILLGDLLLVWSQEMFRRSGLDADALARAYPHLEAVRTEVTAGQYLDVLAQARDPYPLTRTEAGRIDLAQMISTVVTWKSASYSVRRPLLVGAAAAGADEAQLAALTAFGQPLGRAFQYRDDVLGIFGDEALTGKESGEDLREGKLTLLAAEAFGRASEADAAELAGLFGAPDLTAAQVERARAIIAGGGALDAVEAEIEREYDAALAALAAAPVTEPGRDGLAAMARVAVRRTF, encoded by the coding sequence GTGGTCACTCTGGCGCCTGACAACCCGGTATCCGACGACGTCCGCGCGGCGGTCGGCGGCGCGATCGACGCCTTTCTCGACGAGCAGGCGGGGGTGCTGTCGGGTATCTCCCCGACCACGTCGCCGCTGCTGAAGCGGAGCCGGATGTTCACCGCGGGCGGCAAGCGGCTGCGCCCCGCGTTCGCGCTGTGGGCGTGGGCGGCGATCACCGGCGAGCTCACCCCGCCCGAGGGGGTGGTGCGCGCGGCGGCGTCCTTGGACGTGCTGCACGTGTCGGCCCTGATGCACGACGACGTGATGGACGCGTCCGACGCGCGCCGCGGCGTCCCGGCGGCGCACCGGCAGTTCGAGGCGGACCACCGCGAGCGCGCGTGGCGCGGCGACCCCGAGGCGTTCGGACGGGCCGGCGGCATCCTGCTGGGCGACCTGCTGCTGGTGTGGTCGCAGGAGATGTTCCGGCGCAGCGGCTTGGACGCCGACGCGCTGGCCCGCGCGTACCCGCACCTGGAGGCCGTCCGCACCGAGGTGACGGCCGGGCAGTACCTCGACGTGCTCGCCCAGGCGCGGGACCCGTACCCGCTGACCCGCACCGAGGCCGGGCGGATCGACCTGGCCCAGATGATCTCCACCGTGGTGACCTGGAAGTCGGCGTCCTACTCGGTGCGCCGCCCGCTGCTGGTCGGCGCGGCCGCCGCCGGCGCCGACGAGGCGCAACTGGCGGCGCTGACCGCGTTCGGGCAGCCGCTGGGCCGGGCGTTCCAGTACCGCGACGACGTGCTGGGCATCTTCGGCGACGAGGCGCTCACCGGCAAGGAGTCCGGCGAGGACCTGCGCGAGGGCAAGCTGACGCTGCTGGCCGCCGAGGCGTTCGGCCGCGCGAGCGAGGCGGACGCCGCCGAACTGGCCGGACTGTTCGGCGCCCCCGACCTCACGGCGGCGCAGGTCGAGCGGGCCCGGGCGATCATCGCCGGTGGCGGCGCCCTGGACGCCGTGGAGGCCGAGATCGAGCGCGAGTACGACGCGGCGCTGGCCGCGCTGGCCGCGGCCCCGGTCACCGAGCCCGGGCGCGACGGCCTGGCGGCGATGGCGCGCGTCGCCGTGCGCCGCACGTTCTAG
- a CDS encoding protein kinase domain-containing protein translates to MIDDRYQVVKKLARGGMATVYVAHDLRLSRTVALKVMNEGLGESGDFTQRFDAEARAAAHLSHPNVVSVFDQGSDEGRPYIVMEYVQGFTLRQLITREAPMDPRRAIELIEPVAAALAAAHTAGLIHRDVKPENVLISDRGQVKVADFGLARAVTAHTSASTTGLVIGTVSYIAPELVTKGHADARSDVYSLGIVLYEMLTGRKPHTGDTPIQVAYSHVHNQITAPSLEVSTTWRDGRGGIPPYVDALVTTAASRDRMHRPADAGVLLGHLRAARDALGRGVLDDPELSARVRRTDAGAAPVRPAPAARGWAPSGSSRRSRRCRPRSTSRPTAPRSTATAPRPTPPPRRTPRRCPRSPSAPSARGPGGAGSWRSS, encoded by the coding sequence GTGATCGACGACCGCTACCAGGTCGTCAAGAAGCTGGCGCGCGGTGGCATGGCCACCGTGTACGTCGCGCACGACCTCCGCCTGTCCCGCACCGTCGCCCTCAAGGTCATGAACGAGGGGCTGGGCGAGTCCGGCGACTTCACGCAGCGGTTCGACGCCGAGGCGCGCGCCGCGGCGCATCTGAGCCATCCCAACGTCGTCAGCGTCTTCGACCAGGGCAGCGACGAGGGCCGGCCCTACATCGTCATGGAGTACGTGCAGGGCTTCACGCTGCGCCAGCTCATCACCCGCGAGGCCCCCATGGACCCGCGGCGGGCCATCGAACTCATCGAGCCGGTCGCCGCGGCACTCGCCGCCGCGCACACCGCCGGGCTGATCCACCGCGACGTCAAGCCCGAGAACGTCCTGATCTCCGACCGCGGCCAGGTGAAGGTCGCCGACTTCGGGCTGGCCCGCGCCGTGACCGCGCACACCTCGGCGTCCACCACCGGGCTCGTGATCGGCACGGTCAGCTACATCGCGCCCGAACTCGTGACCAAGGGCCACGCGGACGCCCGCTCCGACGTCTACTCGCTCGGCATCGTGCTGTACGAGATGCTCACCGGCCGCAAGCCGCACACGGGCGACACCCCCATCCAGGTGGCCTACAGCCACGTGCACAACCAGATCACGGCGCCCTCGCTGGAGGTCTCCACGACGTGGCGCGACGGCCGAGGCGGCATCCCGCCGTACGTGGACGCGCTCGTCACGACGGCGGCGAGCCGCGACCGGATGCACCGCCCCGCCGACGCGGGCGTCCTGCTGGGGCACCTGCGCGCGGCGCGGGACGCGCTGGGACGCGGCGTGCTGGACGACCCCGAGCTGAGCGCGCGGGTCCGCCGCACCGACGCCGGGGCCGCCCCGGTCCGCCCCGCCCCCGCGGCCCGCGGATGGGCGCCGAGCGGCAGTTCACGCCGGTCACGCCGGTGTCGCCCGCGTTCGACGTCTCGACCGACGGCGCCCCGTTCTACAGCAACGGCCCCTCGCCCTACTCCCCCGCCTCGCCGCACACCTCGTCGCTGCCCACGCTCGCCGAGCGCACCCAGCGCCCGCGGCCCCGGTGGGGCCGGATCGTGGCGCTCATCCTGA
- the murJ gene encoding murein biosynthesis integral membrane protein MurJ, translated as MTQPRPGGLGRATALMASGSLVSRMLGIVRNALLGLCIGGMGAVSDAFQTANTLPNTIFILLQSGVLTAVLMPQLTRALRRERDGDRMTDALLTAIFVLIGAVTALALVFAGPLVSLMGLRGAAHTLGVAFAYWCLPQIFFYALYAVLAQVLNVRERFGLVMWTPAFANLVQIAGMVVFLFLFSRPAAAQQWSPELFTPPRIAVLAGTATLGIAVQAIPLAVALPRAGYRWRPTLRLRGYGFRAAGRVAVWMASAVVIAQLGGVATQAAINLVASGARANGQIVAGQFVYQQAFTIFMVPHGVITVSLLTALLPRMTRAVQEHDADRLRGDLGQGLTMPLVAMVPITALLVALAQPISRVLNPGIDPESVAAIASAFAWMSVGLVGYAVVGLQQRYATAREDGRTYLTFQVIVTVIQVAVAALILTVPPPRR; from the coding sequence GTGACCCAGCCCCGCCCGGGAGGGTTGGGGCGGGCCACGGCGCTGATGGCGTCCGGGTCCCTGGTGTCCCGGATGCTGGGGATCGTCCGCAACGCCCTGCTCGGGTTGTGCATCGGCGGCATGGGCGCGGTCTCGGACGCCTTCCAGACCGCGAACACCCTGCCCAACACCATCTTCATCCTGCTGCAGTCCGGCGTGCTGACCGCCGTCCTGATGCCGCAGCTCACGCGCGCGCTGCGCCGGGAGCGCGACGGCGACCGGATGACCGACGCGCTGCTCACGGCGATCTTCGTGCTGATCGGGGCGGTCACGGCGCTCGCGCTGGTGTTCGCCGGGCCGCTGGTGAGCCTGATGGGGCTGCGCGGCGCGGCGCACACCCTGGGCGTCGCGTTCGCGTACTGGTGCCTGCCGCAGATCTTCTTCTACGCGCTGTACGCCGTGCTGGCCCAGGTGCTGAACGTCCGGGAGCGGTTCGGGCTGGTGATGTGGACGCCGGCGTTCGCCAACCTGGTGCAGATCGCCGGCATGGTCGTGTTCCTGTTCCTGTTCAGCCGGCCGGCCGCCGCGCAGCAGTGGTCCCCGGAACTTTTCACGCCGCCGAGGATTGCCGTGCTCGCCGGCACGGCCACCCTGGGCATCGCCGTGCAGGCCATCCCGCTCGCGGTGGCGCTGCCGCGGGCCGGCTACCGCTGGCGCCCGACGCTGCGGCTGCGCGGCTACGGCTTCCGGGCCGCGGGCCGGGTCGCGGTGTGGATGGCGAGCGCCGTGGTGATCGCGCAGTTGGGTGGCGTCGCGACGCAGGCGGCGATCAACCTGGTGGCCAGCGGAGCCCGGGCCAACGGCCAGATCGTCGCCGGCCAGTTCGTCTACCAGCAGGCCTTCACGATCTTCATGGTCCCGCACGGCGTCATCACGGTGTCGCTGCTCACCGCCCTGCTGCCGAGGATGACCCGGGCCGTGCAGGAGCACGACGCCGACCGGCTGCGCGGCGACCTGGGGCAGGGGCTGACGATGCCGCTCGTGGCCATGGTGCCGATCACCGCGCTGCTGGTCGCCCTGGCCCAGCCGATCAGCCGCGTGCTGAACCCCGGCATCGACCCGGAGTCGGTCGCGGCGATCGCTTCGGCGTTCGCCTGGATGAGCGTCGGCCTGGTCGGCTACGCCGTCGTCGGGCTGCAGCAGCGCTACGCCACCGCCCGCGAGGACGGCCGCACGTATCTGACGTTCCAGGTGATCGTGACCGTGATCCAGGTGGCGGTCGCGGCCCTGATCCTGACGGTGCCCCCGCCTCGGCGGTGA
- a CDS encoding M20/M25/M40 family metallo-hydrolase: MTLEFRSIAETDDRAVLDAVVAHCRDLEAQMRAEHPEASVDVTIVCETVGLDTPQDAPAVKLGQELGLEVQADKVTYGTEAGIYSEGGISAVVCGPGDIAQAHKPDEFIDPDQLAQCEAFVARLVEHVRA, encoded by the coding sequence GTGACGCTGGAGTTCCGGTCCATCGCCGAGACCGACGACCGGGCGGTGCTGGACGCCGTCGTCGCCCACTGCCGCGACCTCGAGGCGCAGATGCGCGCCGAGCATCCCGAGGCGTCCGTCGACGTCACGATCGTGTGCGAGACGGTGGGCCTGGACACCCCGCAGGACGCGCCGGCGGTGAAGCTCGGGCAGGAACTCGGGCTGGAGGTGCAGGCCGACAAGGTCACCTACGGCACCGAGGCGGGCATCTACTCCGAGGGCGGCATCTCGGCGGTCGTGTGCGGCCCCGGCGACATCGCCCAGGCGCACAAGCCCGACGAGTTCATCGACCCCGACCAGCTGGCGCAGTGCGAGGCGTTCGTCGCCCGGCTGGTGGAGCACGTCCGAGCCTGA
- a CDS encoding thiamine phosphate synthase, with amino-acid sequence MTALLGIATRLKLARLIHIVPDAPDLVPVLAPASYLGGADVVMLDETLPESYRDAASGAQMAEIRIAARQSQGLTGYLGRPARAAELNADLVCLSEDRHDPKKARPALGEWTQIGRRCNSAAEIDAALADAEVGFLLVGPGRDHLLHAAKAAPADDPASKPWFAVGGITLASLDAVLRTGAMRVAVGGAITHASDPEGAAQAFKERLRDAWNANPKMEAVTKAAFGGDVVLELDPNTGAPKPTDLSL; translated from the coding sequence GTGACCGCACTGCTGGGGATCGCCACCCGTTTGAAGTTGGCCCGTCTGATCCACATCGTGCCCGATGCGCCCGACCTGGTGCCCGTGCTCGCGCCCGCCTCCTACCTGGGCGGTGCCGACGTGGTCATGCTGGACGAGACGCTGCCGGAGTCGTATCGCGACGCGGCGTCCGGGGCGCAGATGGCCGAGATCCGCATCGCCGCGCGCCAGAGCCAGGGCCTGACCGGCTACCTGGGACGCCCCGCCCGCGCCGCCGAGCTGAACGCCGACCTGGTCTGCCTGTCGGAGGACCGCCACGACCCGAAGAAGGCACGGCCCGCGCTGGGCGAGTGGACCCAGATCGGCCGCCGCTGCAACAGCGCCGCCGAGATCGACGCCGCGCTCGCGGACGCCGAGGTCGGCTTCCTGCTCGTCGGGCCGGGGCGCGACCACCTGCTGCACGCCGCGAAGGCGGCCCCGGCCGACGACCCGGCGTCCAAGCCGTGGTTCGCCGTGGGCGGCATCACGCTGGCCAGCCTGGACGCGGTGCTGCGCACCGGCGCGATGCGCGTCGCGGTCGGCGGCGCGATCACGCACGCCTCCGACCCGGAGGGGGCCGCGCAGGCGTTCAAGGAGCGGCTGCGGGACGCGTGGAACGCGAACCCGAAGATGGAGGCCGTCACCAAGGCCGCCTTCGGCGGCGACGTGGTCCTCGAGCTCGACCCGAACACCGGCGCCCCGAAGCCCACGGACCTGAGCCTGTGA
- a CDS encoding NAD(P)-binding domain-containing protein, which translates to MDTPRADETLAAVVIGAGQAGLSASHHLARGGLLPWRDFVTLDANDGPGGAWRHRWDSLTLGRAHGVHDLPGLPLGTPDPNEPASRVVARYYGDYERAFDLPVLRPAKVTGVESRADGPLEVAAGARRWRTRTLINATGTWDRPFWPPYPGRASFAGRQLHTRDFTAASEFAGLRVVVVGAGASAVQFLLQLDAAGASTTWVTRRPPEWVERPFDENWGRAVEERVRDRTERGLPPESVVAATGLALTPEYRDGIARGVLVSAGPMTAVTPGGVRLADGREVAADAILWATGFRHALDHLAGLGLREPGGGVRTVGVAAARDPRVFLVGYGASASTLGATRAGRAAARGVLAALRRG; encoded by the coding sequence ATGGACACCCCGCGGGCCGACGAGACGCTGGCCGCCGTCGTCATCGGCGCCGGCCAGGCCGGGCTGTCCGCGTCCCACCACCTCGCGCGCGGCGGCCTGCTGCCCTGGCGTGACTTCGTCACCCTCGACGCCAACGACGGACCCGGCGGCGCGTGGCGGCACCGCTGGGACTCCCTGACGCTGGGGCGCGCCCACGGCGTCCACGACCTGCCGGGGCTGCCGCTGGGAACCCCCGACCCGAACGAGCCCGCCTCCCGGGTGGTGGCCCGCTACTACGGCGACTACGAGCGCGCCTTCGACCTGCCCGTGCTCCGTCCCGCCAAGGTGACCGGCGTGGAGTCCCGGGCCGACGGCCCTCTGGAGGTCGCGGCCGGGGCCCGCCGCTGGCGCACCCGGACGCTCATCAACGCCACCGGGACCTGGGACCGGCCGTTCTGGCCGCCCTACCCCGGACGCGCGTCCTTCGCCGGCCGCCAACTCCACACCCGCGACTTCACCGCCGCGTCGGAGTTCGCCGGCCTCCGCGTGGTGGTGGTCGGCGCGGGCGCCTCGGCGGTGCAGTTCCTCCTGCAACTGGACGCCGCGGGCGCGTCCACGACCTGGGTGACGCGGCGGCCCCCGGAGTGGGTCGAGCGCCCGTTCGACGAGAACTGGGGCCGCGCCGTCGAGGAGCGCGTCCGGGACCGCACCGAGCGCGGGCTGCCGCCCGAGAGCGTCGTCGCCGCCACCGGGCTGGCCCTCACGCCCGAGTACCGCGACGGCATCGCGCGCGGCGTCCTGGTCTCGGCGGGCCCGATGACCGCGGTGACCCCGGGCGGCGTCCGGCTGGCCGACGGCCGCGAGGTGGCCGCTGACGCGATCCTGTGGGCGACCGGGTTCCGGCACGCGCTGGACCACCTCGCCGGCCTGGGGCTGCGCGAGCCCGGCGGCGGCGTCCGCACCGTCGGCGTGGCGGCCGCCCGGGATCCGCGCGTCTTCCTGGTGGGATACGGCGCGTCGGCGTCCACGCTGGGCGCGACCCGCGCCGGGCGCGCCGCCGCCCGCGGCGTCCTGGCTGCGCTGCGCCGGGGCTGA
- a CDS encoding methylenetetrahydrofolate reductase, with protein sequence MPFPSIAERLAQRDAPTFSFEYFPPADDAGIQQLIGTVDQLSPLRPDWVSVTYGATGASRYRTFSAVGAIRGQTAARTMGHLTVAGQDEGEIRRAIEAYERLGVTQILALRGDPPGGGAYEPRSDGLATATDLVRLIRSMGDFSVGVAAFPAGHPESDLDLDARILLDKQEAGAEFAVTQLFFDAEAYFALVERFRALGGTIPIVAGIMPVTVPSQIERFATMSGARMPAAFEAKLRAVADDRDRFRAVGLELMTALCDDVLAGGAPGLQFFTLNRSKATQEILARLREMPARVPA encoded by the coding sequence ATGCCATTCCCCTCCATCGCCGAGCGGTTGGCCCAGCGTGACGCACCGACCTTCAGCTTCGAGTACTTCCCGCCGGCCGACGACGCCGGCATCCAGCAGCTCATCGGCACCGTCGATCAGCTGAGCCCGCTGCGTCCCGACTGGGTGTCGGTGACCTACGGGGCGACCGGCGCGAGCCGCTACCGGACCTTCTCCGCGGTCGGTGCGATCCGCGGCCAGACCGCCGCCCGGACCATGGGGCACCTCACGGTCGCGGGCCAGGACGAGGGCGAGATCCGCCGGGCGATCGAGGCCTACGAGCGGCTCGGCGTCACCCAGATCCTCGCGCTGCGCGGCGACCCGCCCGGCGGCGGCGCCTACGAGCCGCGCTCGGACGGCCTCGCCACCGCGACCGACCTGGTCCGCCTGATCCGCTCGATGGGCGACTTCAGCGTCGGCGTGGCGGCGTTCCCCGCCGGCCATCCCGAGAGCGACCTCGACCTGGACGCCCGGATCCTGCTGGACAAGCAGGAAGCCGGCGCGGAGTTCGCGGTCACCCAGCTGTTCTTCGACGCCGAGGCGTACTTCGCGCTCGTGGAGCGGTTCCGGGCGCTGGGCGGCACGATCCCGATCGTGGCGGGCATCATGCCCGTGACCGTCCCCAGCCAGATCGAGCGGTTCGCCACCATGTCGGGCGCGCGGATGCCGGCGGCGTTCGAGGCGAAGCTGCGCGCCGTGGCCGACGACCGGGACCGGTTCCGGGCGGTGGGCCTGGAGCTGATGACCGCCCTGTGCGACGACGTCCTGGCCGGGGGAGCCCCCGGGCTGCAGTTCTTCACCCTGAACCGGTCCAAGGCCACGCAGGAGATCCTCGCCCGCCTGCGGGAGATGCCCGCGCGGGTTCCGGCCTAG